A DNA window from Chrysiogenia bacterium contains the following coding sequences:
- a CDS encoding TrkH family potassium uptake protein: protein MASEASNLQYAVRPRVLARHLGTVAMILAALQLVPGTAALLLGVFDGAARYGMTSAALLACGYALSRIEARAPIQRNEAMVLAAAAFVLAALASTWPMAAHAGLSPLDAFFEAVSGVTTTGLSTAADVESRPRLWLFSRAWLQWCGGLGVMVFAAAFVLRPGVEAKRLSLSEGSEADDLAGGTRARSRRILQVYCALTGAGILLMLVLGASFFDAIVYTFAAISTGGFAPHNSSLSGLGGIPLQAAVTLLCVAGSTPVPFLNKLSRRSLRDTVADLQVRALLILALALTGVLTLSLALQGGMGWGAAIHHGAMQAFSAQSTAGFSSMSLAEFPALSKLAIIFAMLVGGGVGSTAGGFKILRLLIALKLLQLLIRRSALPAHAVLEPQLGGRRLGDPEIEEALLLIGLFVGAVLLSWLAFLAYGYDPLDSLFEVASATGTVGLSVGLTGTDLPATLKSVLCADMLLGRLEIVVWLVTLYPGTWIGRRTQGT, encoded by the coding sequence ATGGCGAGCGAGGCAAGCAACCTTCAGTATGCAGTGCGCCCGCGCGTGCTGGCCCGCCACCTGGGAACGGTGGCGATGATCCTGGCCGCGTTGCAGCTTGTACCCGGGACGGCGGCGCTTCTGCTGGGCGTCTTCGACGGGGCTGCGCGCTACGGCATGACGAGCGCGGCGCTGCTGGCGTGCGGCTATGCCCTCTCGCGCATCGAGGCGCGCGCGCCCATTCAGCGAAACGAGGCGATGGTGCTTGCCGCCGCGGCCTTCGTGCTTGCAGCGCTGGCCTCCACCTGGCCCATGGCCGCTCACGCCGGGCTCTCACCGCTCGATGCCTTTTTCGAGGCCGTCTCGGGCGTCACCACCACGGGACTCTCCACCGCTGCCGACGTGGAGTCGCGCCCGCGCTTGTGGCTCTTCAGCCGCGCGTGGCTCCAGTGGTGCGGCGGCCTGGGTGTCATGGTCTTTGCCGCCGCCTTCGTGCTGCGCCCGGGCGTGGAGGCCAAGCGCCTCTCACTCTCCGAGGGCAGCGAGGCCGACGACCTTGCCGGTGGCACGCGGGCCCGCTCGCGCCGCATTCTCCAGGTCTACTGCGCGCTCACCGGTGCGGGTATTCTCCTGATGCTGGTGCTCGGGGCGAGCTTCTTCGATGCCATCGTCTACACCTTTGCCGCCATCAGCACCGGCGGCTTCGCCCCCCACAACAGCAGCCTCTCGGGCCTGGGCGGCATTCCCCTGCAGGCGGCCGTCACCCTGCTGTGCGTGGCGGGCTCAACCCCGGTGCCTTTTCTCAACAAGCTCAGCCGTCGCAGCCTGCGCGACACGGTCGCCGATCTGCAGGTGCGCGCCCTGCTTATCCTCGCGCTGGCCCTGACCGGCGTGCTGACTTTGAGCCTGGCTCTTCAGGGCGGCATGGGCTGGGGCGCAGCGATCCACCACGGGGCGATGCAGGCTTTCTCCGCCCAGTCGACGGCGGGTTTTTCTTCCATGTCGCTGGCGGAGTTCCCGGCGCTCTCGAAGCTTGCGATCATCTTCGCCATGCTCGTCGGCGGCGGCGTGGGCTCGACCGCCGGCGGGTTCAAGATCCTGCGCCTTCTCATTGCGCTCAAGCTCCTGCAGTTGCTCATTCGCCGGAGCGCCCTGCCCGCCCACGCCGTGCTCGAACCCCAGCTCGGCGGGCGCCGCCTGGGCGACCCCGAGATAGAGGAAGCCCTGCTCCTCATCGGCCTGTTCGTAGGTGCGGTCTTGCTCTCCTGGCTGGCCTTTCTGGCTTACGGCTACGACCCGCTCGACTCGCTCTTTGAAGTGGCCTCGGCCACCGGCACGGTCGGGCTCTCGGTCGGACTGACCGGCACGGATCTTCCCGCCACCCTCAAGAGCGTGCTTTGCGCCGATATGTTGCTCGGAAGACTGGAGATCGTCGTCTGGCTGGTTACACTCTACCCCGGAACCTGGATCGGGAGGCGCACGCAAGGCACATGA